DNA from Myxococcales bacterium:
CGCGCCGATCACGACCAGGTTGTAGCGATCCTGGGGAATCGGGTTCTTCCAATCCACAGGGTGGACGTTGGCGACCAGCTGTTCATTATGGACGTCTGCAGGTTGCATCTCGATCTGCGCGGTCATCGTCGAGCCCTCGCTGGTTTGATCTCATGCCTCATCTCCGTCGCCCTACTCACCGGTGGCTTCCGCCAGAGCGCGCTTCGCGCTTCGCGTGACGAGCATCGTGACTGCGACGGTGGCGACCAATCCCAATGCGAGAACGCTGTAGTAGCCCCATCCCCTGGCGACTGCGGGGCCTCCTGCCAGGGCCGCGACGTCGCCTGCGAGCTTGCCGGAGTACACGTAGAGCAGGGTTCCGGGAAGCATGCCCACGGAAGCGATCCCGTAATCGGTGAACCGAACCCGCGTCAGCCC
Protein-coding regions in this window:
- a CDS encoding TVP38/TMEM64 family protein, with translation GLTRVRFTDYGIASVGMLPGTLLYVYSGKLAGDVAALAGGPAVARGWGYYSVLALGLVATVAVTMLVTRSAKRALAEATGE